One window from the genome of Motacilla alba alba isolate MOTALB_02 unplaced genomic scaffold, Motacilla_alba_V1.0_pri HiC_scaffold_35, whole genome shotgun sequence encodes:
- the LOC119696692 gene encoding kallikrein-14-like, producing MGKIRAVEPLLLLLLLSGATLCQPPPCPPGQRAEGDGAGATCVPLSPEGDEDRIIGGYPCVPLSQPWQALIYGPLRCGGVLVRPLWVLTAAHCVRRGLRVRLGEDDLQRREGTEQERRVTLAVPHPRFDPATLDADLALLRLERPAAIGPAVRPLALPRACGRAGDTCLLSGWGTVTTPQGSVTGIGDIGDIWGLLPAVRLGDRHHATGSVTGIGDIGDTVTTPQGQ from the exons GGCCGTGgagccgctgctgctgctgctgctgctctcag gtgccaccctgtgccagccgCCGCCGTGTCCCCCGGGCCAGCGCGCGGAGGGGGACGGCGCGGGTGCCACCTGCGTGCCGCTGTCGCCGGAGGGGGACGAGGACAGGATCATCGGGGGGTACCCGTGCgtgcccctgtcccagccctggcaggcgCTGATCTACGGCCCCCTGCGCTGCGGCGGCGTGCTCGTCAGGCCGCTCTGGGTGCTGACCGCCGCCCACTGCGTGCGCAG gggtcTGCGCGTCCGGCTGGGCGAGGACGACCTGCAGCGGCGCGAGGGGACGGAGCAGGAGCGCCGGGTGACGCTGGCGGTGCCGCACCCGCGCTTCGACCCGGCCACGCTGGACGCGGACCTGGCGCTGCTGCGGCTCGAGCGGCCGGCGGCCATCGGCCCCGCGGTGCGGCCACTCGCGCTGCCCCGCGCCTGCGGCCGCGCCGGGGACACCTGCCTGCTGTCCGGCTGGGGGACCGTCACCACGCCACAGG GGTCAGTGACagggattggggacattggggacatctggggactCCTGCCTGCTGTCCGGCTGGGGGACCGTCACCACGCCACAGGGTCAGTGACagggattggggacattggggacaccgtCACCACGCCACAGGgtcagtga